The Oryzias latipes chromosome 9, ASM223467v1 region ttccattttgtttttactcatcATTGATTCAAATAATTCAGTATTCTGTAATATTTAACGAGATCCAGACAACATGTAAGGTTCTGGCTTTAGCAGAGTTTGCAAACATTGATTAAGATTTTCTCCTCTCAAGATagagaaaaacacttttcaatTTATTGTATGAGCTGACAAATAGTTTCtagaaaactgtgttgtttttttttgtccctttgGCTGAGCGTCTGACCAAGTTTGACAGCAAATGTCCAGACATCTGTCTCTTCGACGTGCTCTGATGTTGGTTTGCAGTATGGCACCACACACTTCAGAGATGACAAAGACTCTTGGCTGCATTTTCCCCCCTGCTCTGTGAGAGCGATGTAACAATTAGAACCCAGCTCTGGCAGGCCACATGCCCCAGAGCATATGTTGTATTCTCTGTGTTCAAACAACCCATGGGCTCCAGTGTAGCTTTTTGGAAAATTTCTGCACCATCCCTGCCACCTTTGTCGCATCTGGGTCCTGTAAAAGTAGCACATTCTACTGAAGTCTATTTtgagagctggaggcagcaggGAAAGCTGGAAGACAATTAGAGAGCTGTAAAAATGGACCAgctaagcttctttttttttttcctttttctttttaaatacttGTTTCTTTCAGTTCTCTGTCCGAGCGCATTCAGTTTCCAGCTCCCATGCTGAAGCAGGCATTGCTACGGGGCCCCAACCATATGTCTGTATTGGTGCCTAATGAAATAAGAGCACATGTAAAGCAGTTTGGTTGCAGTTAGTTTATCTCCATCTCAATCTTTTATGCGAGCACCTAAAATCATTTGAGGTGGTTCAAATAATCAACTTCTTATCGTCCTATTCTTATGCTTTTGTTtcggaaacttttttttctctatctgTAACCCCCATAAAGTTTTTGCTTAGCAGCTCGCCTCTCAATTATTTTCCCTTTAGTTTCCTGAAACAAGTCACAGGCCCAGACaccccccccttctcctcacTCTCATGTCCTGGTGAGTGGTATGCTGCTGGAGTCTGGATAGGAGCTAATATGACAGTGTGCGGCTGATGTTACCAAGCTGGATGTTTTTTGGAGTGTGTGAACAGTTGCTATGTGGGGCACATTGGCAATTAAGAGAAAAGTAAGTGCTCCGAATAAGAAGTGCCTGCGGGCATGTACCTCAGTCCTGGCAGAAGCTGTCAAAAAACGGATGGATTGGCCAGGAGAGGTGGGCATGGTCGGACCAGACCAAAAGCTCACTATAGCGCTTGTTTCATTTGTGGAAGTGCTCGTGATTGACACAGATTAGCCCGAGAAAACTGCATTGTTTTGGATTTTCTCTCCTGAGAGTAACATTCATTAGGCACCATGCACAGAGCAAAGTTTCAATAGGGAGCAAGCAGCCTTTAAAAGCAACTGCCTCCTGACAGTTGTATGGACTTGGGCCCATTAGTTGGAACCTACGATTCAGCCTTGAGCAGTATAGTGAAAATGAAGAGGGCTGATGTCAACTCCAAGAATTTCCCCTCTTTTGGAAGGAAAAAAGGGACCCCTTCCCCCTGCTGCGGTGCTCTGTTGGACCCCAGCTGTCAGGAAACAATACCCTCTGCCTGCTCCGAAAAACTCAttcctgaaaatgttttttttccccttttcctcCGCTCCcttctccccccccccacctcttcTGCTATAAtgtcttttccatttttaaccCACAGTCACCCAAGCTTCCTTCCTCTTTACAAACCCACAGTGATGAATGGACTTTTTAAAGTCCAAACCTGAATGCGCGACCCTTCCAGTTTGCTCATTTGTCATTGTTCATTCCGTACACTTCTAAAAAGATGACGCACTTCATACAGAGTTCAGTCAGATTTCTGGGTCATTTTTCTGAGGAGTTCAGCACatatttttgtccaaatgaaaaTCTATAATCTTAATTTGGAGCAAAAAGTATCTTGAAAGCATGGATTAGTGGCATTGATCATCTCTACTCAACACAGGACAAACAATTtccttaaaatgcttttttccttaaaaaagacaaaaaaaacctgatttatAAACCAGATGGTAGCAGTGCTTTTGGAATGCATTCTATCTATTTTaccaaaggagaaaaaaatgcttaGCTTGATTTATAAGGAAGTACTTTTCTTCCTGTACACAATGAACCAGCAGCTTGGAGGAAGTCATCTctaataaatacatataaagttcttcatctttttgcaGCAGTTAGCCAACAGTTTTTACATGTACTGCATGTATATTATAGAAAACTGAGAGGACACGTTGCTGTGTTTTCTGGACAGAAggccaaacacacacagaattaGGAGTGGACTTCAAGTCGCAGCTCAGTCTGTAAATGGGGCTTCCTTCCAGCTGTCTCTTCCCACCCACTTGGCGATGGGCGCCCACAGCTGGCCTCTTGTTTTTCCTTGACAAACGGCAATTTCACAGAACCTTACCAGTCTGTTGTGGTCGCATCGCTCCTCATACTCTCCCCCCTGTGCCAGAAAACTGACGGTCTAACTCCAGCAGGAATGTGGGCCTTGTACAGGTGTTAGCTGAAGATCCGCTCGTATACTCTTCTTGGAAAAGAAGAACTCTGTAATTTCACATGAGTCATTTCTGCTCATCTGACTGTTACATTTagaaggctttaaaaaaaaaacatcctttgtgttttaatgtgtagtttttattttttcatacatATTTTAAATTGTGCATCTTTTCTTACTCCAACAGTATCTGCATATGAAGTGGCCCCTCCTGGATGTTCCCAGCTCTGCAGGAATAAAAGACTCCCGTTCTCCAACACCAGGACATTTAGTAAGTACACACAAGATTCTCGGGGGTGGgggcacaacagagcagatcaAACCAGAAATCTCTACAGCCGTAACAACACCAGTATTTAACCAAACTCCTTACTCAACAATTCTTATCACCTAAATGATCCAGACGAACACGACAGACTGGTGTCTTTGTCACATTTCATTCCCTGCTTGTGTCAGTTGCTCCAAAGCAATTTGTTTGAGAAAGAACTCGCTAGAGGGATGGAAAACAGGCCAACAGTCTCCATGTTGAACTTCATGCACCAAATAACTGTCACCACCATTTAGTGTCTGTAATTTATGGCACTTACGAGACGTTTCTTCCTGTCAGGATCCTAAAGGACATTAACCTAGTTATCATACAAATCATGTAAACTTATTGGGAAAATCCATTTACTGTAAGAcctacaacattttttaatcaaactatAACCATAATGTGGTTATGCATAATAATACAGTTAGAGTGCATGTAAAAAGTACGTGTTCCCATCCATCAATGTACAGCTTCTTACTGGAGCCCACACAGCGCCCGCAGGCCAGCTGCTTAGCAGTCTGTCTGTCTTTACTGCAATAACTCAGCCTCGACCATAAATCTCTCAAGTTGGATGCTCCATGCCATGCATGAACTTTCCCACACAGGTGTGAACTAGTCATCACGGTGTCTCACTCCAGTTAGACAATGCGGGGCCTCGGCAGACCTGTTTGGTTTGTGGCTTCGCTGAGGGACGTGTGTTTGGTACAGAAAACAACCAGATAACACTCAGCTTTGGACATCTATCTACCTTTCACCTGCATGATTGTATCAGGGAGCCGACTGGTTCAGGAAGTCGTTTTAAAGCAGAACAAGGAGCCACCATCCGGAGCCTTCAGTGAAAAAGACTTACAGACTCTCAGCTCGCACACGACAAAGTCTTTTTTGAGAGCGGCTCATGGGAATCTCTGAGGGGgatttatttatgaaaactgatttttttttctacatggaGACCGATTCAGCGGTTTCATTCAAACTAAATGTATctctttctaaaatgtaattgcAATTTTATAGTTGAAGGAAGCTATTTCACATATTGCCTAAAGAAATGCCTGGatccatattgtgggaaaacagaTAAACATATAGGTCAAAAATAATCTATAACCCTGCGACCATTGaatttgaaggaaaaacaaagaggatCAGTCATGTGCTGGATTTCTTCTTTTCCGACCTTCAGAGGTTGCTCTTGTCTAGTTTagcttccttttttattcaaataaaaatctagccggaaaatttgaaacaaaaggaaaataaagaaatgcgaACAGAggagatgaaaatgttttttctgttctaaCAAATTTATGTCTTGTGAATAAATGTCCAATTTCAAAGTACACGACCTGAGGCAATCTGACAGTCTTGggctgtgtgcaatatttgtacCCTGCTGGAGCATGAGCGTTTGAAAAGTTCACGGAAAGTGTTACAGCTTTCATGGTGGGAACCAAAAGAGGAAGTCTCTTTCTTTTGTCCATTGACCTGTGACTGGAGTGCCATGCCGTTTGGGATGGAAAGCTTTCATTCTAGATATGCCTTACATACAGCATAGAGGACTAGAAAGGCAAAACACCCCGTTACGCACTCACCCCAGTCTCTGGGCCAGGTGCCCACATGCCCCTCTGGAGTGCTGCTATTGACAGGGAGCCAGCCTGATTATGTGCTCATTACTCCAGCCGGGGATGGAGGAGGCAGGGTGTGAGGTGAACAGCAGGCTTGGCTCCCCAGGCCTGCAGGCTCCCCAGGCCCCAACACTGCACTAATGAGAGCAGGGGGAGCGGATGGGCACACACTGGGGGCCAGGGATTACTGCCCAGGGCCAGGAGGAGCCAAGGAAAGAGACAGCAGCAAGGACTCCTGGAGCTGACCCGTTCCCCTGCGGTTAGATATTTGTTAATTCTGACATTGTTGAATTTTTGTTAAGATGAAGGCTTGGATTATCTGTTGAGACCTGCTTGCAGGCGCATGCATATCTTACATTACATCTGCACAGCAGCTATTCATAATGTAGTGTAAGTCAGCGGAGAGGCAGATTAATAAAATTTGGACTACAGAGTCACCATGGGCTGGAATTTTTCTGAACATCAAACTCCTCTTTATGCATGCAGGCTTCAGTGCAGCTACTGTCAGTTAAGCAGAAGCAGATATTTTCTTGACACATTGTAGCGATGTTAAACAATTattcataaatttaaaaaaaaattgatgcaaaatctgtaaaaaatacCTTCATGTCACCGTGTAGATTGGGTCCATAAGGCCTGTATGCTAATCTCAAGCCTGCTCTGGCCTGGGATTGTCAATTATTCAGCAGACCGGATTGTTTAATATGCAGTTGCTTTTGGTAGTAGTGGTGATAGAGTGGGCAGGGAGGACCGGGAAGAAGGGAATGCGCTTTTCTGTGATCATCCCTCGCCGAGTCGTTGGTGCACGGAGTTTGTACATTTAAACATCGCTCTGCTCGTAAATAATACATAACAGGCTCTTCAAGGCCAGGTGATGGAAGCAGGGGAAACTTGTCAAGGCCGTTAGCAGTGACCAAATGGGACCTGAGAGGAGAAGATTTCCAGTTTCATACCACATTCCACAATGTACACAATCTCAGACATGAATTATCTGCGTATAATGGCTCTTTATTCGCCATTGCAAGGTTGGTCAGTCAATTGTTATAAATCGTCCATCAGGTATATTGTGTGTCTCGTTATACAGAGCTGAGGCTGTTATGTTAGATTTAAAGGAGCTGTGACTCTCTTAATAAGATAGAGGTGACGGCACACTCACTGCTCAAATATGGGCTGATCTACACTTGACAGAGGCACAAGAATCGCCCTGTTTGTTTCTAAATCGTGTTAACACAGAGAGTAATCCAGACACAGAGGGACCTGGTCCAGCCAGTCTGTCAGAGGTCACTTAGTCACTGAgttgtttaaataaattgaaGCGGTAATCTCTGGAAAAGCATTCTCGGGATGCCTTTTGTCTCCCCATGTGCATCTGATGCAGTCTCAGATTCCTCCCTGGTATTACATTTCAAgtagaaatattaaataaaaagttagtTTAGCTTCTGGGTACTGCATGTAGCCTTCTTGATTTCGACCCATTTCTTTTAGCAAATCTTTGCCTGGGAGTCCGGTGAGACATTCTGGTTTTGCATTGGGTGGTGAACACCCGGGACTCATTGGGAAATCAAAGGCTTTGAGAGAACTGAACTGAATACTGATCTAAAGCCTGCAGTTCTGCTGGGCCACTGCAGAGACAAGATCCTATTCAAAAGTATGATAAGGAACCAACCAGTGATTTGATTTCAGTAAGACTGAAAATAGAAGaaattgaaattttgttttgcttgagcTTCTTTAAAAGGTAAATTGTCCAGAAAGTAATGCTGCACttattctttttacaaatatttatagTGCGCTAAATCCCACTGAGATTTGTCCATGCAAATGTTTATATATAGTGTGCTGGTTTTGCTTCTTCacttcatttatttaataaCCACTTGGGATATATTCACTCCAGTAACCTGATGCTGCCCTGAGCAATATTGTTGAAATAATGCCGCTGACCTTTTATCGAGGCAGTGACCAGACGTAAAGCACACGTTGTCTGTGATGAATGACACAGTTTTTGGGACGGTTGATTTTAAAGACACATGACACGGTCAGTCTCCCCTCACGTCCGCTTCCTGTTGGCGCTGACAAACAAGGCTTGGATTTCTCAGCATGCCAGGCATTCTTTTCACCCTGTCTTTCCTGGAGTTTTGAAAGGCCTCCGAGCCTCCCACCCAGAATCGCCCAACATAAAGACACACAAAGCTGTGGGGTTATTCAGTTTGTTCTAAGCTCTCTTCCCCATCGGCTGTTTGCTTAGTAATTCAATTCAGATGTGCAggatccaaaaacatgtttgcttgaaTGAAATCCACTCCTCCACCCACGTTGACCAAGGTTAGTGCTTTTCTTAGCACTGTTCCAAGTTGGACAGACCAGCAAGGTACTGCCACCTCGGCCTTTTTAGCTCCGAACCCTCTgaagacagatttttttgttttgtattcagCTTCACCTCAAACATCCTTCAGATTACCCCTCTCTTGAAAGCTTCTACACGAGATTTAAGAATCAATGCAAACACGTACACGACAAACACATCTATGTAAGGAGCATGATTTCTATCAGTCAGTGTAGATACCATCTGGTATCCGCTCCATCACGTAGATGTTTATATTTAAAGCATGGCTCATGTTCCGTGAGGCTTTCTGATTACACTTTGCTTGTGGATCGTGAAACCAGACTTGCAGTGCTGTCTTGGGCTAAAAGGAATATCACCTTTGCACATCTAGTAAAGCCAAACAAGGTATCAATGCTTCAGGGTTCTGATCCACCAACTAAATAGCCTGTTTAATCACAATATGCTTTTAACTAAATCTGATTTATTACATAAGCACTAGAAGGGTAAAGGTAAAGCAGAGACCCTGTCCAGATTTTGAAACCTCTTTCTATTTTCTGAgactgtttcacaaataaacaaCCTTGAGTTTAAACCGGTGCCTTCAAACTTTTGTTGAAAGCACACACTTCATGTATTCCAGGATCTGAATTATTGATGGGTATACTTTTCAATTCTCACTGAAATGCTTCCCAAATTGTCTTGGCACCCCGTTCTACAGGTCTCCCAACAGCACTCACACTGTTGGGGAAACTCGGGCATATTGTAGCTGGAGCAGAGCAACAAAGCACATTTCAAATACGCATAACATGTGGAACCTGGAATTTTAAACCCAAAAGTCAACACCATTTTTTGCTGTCCACTTCTATCAAAGCCTCttctgtgattttcttttttttctttttagttgaaAAACTGCCTCGGTCTCCTCTGCATATTTTTGCTTTCACCGTCTGCACAAAGTTTGCAGAAGCAAAGGGGTCTCAAAGTAGTCATGTTTTATTGCATTATCTACTGTTTTAGTTCCTTtacttaaaatttttaaaaaaatgacaaataggTTGGGGCTGCAAAAAGTGGcaggaaaaggggagggggcaCACAAAAAAAGCGCCAAGATTTGGAACAATTATTAGCATCGGGAAGCAAGAGTGTACAGAAGGCTCAATGCAAACTTTGTTCCCCCAGCAGACTGTGCAGGATAGACACAGAGGTTGAGAAGGGGGTGGGGAAGGATATTGAAGAAAGGTTAGCTTGGAGGAACAAGACTCCTTTCTCCCCTCCCACCCCTTGACCCTCCCATGTGACAAGTTGAGCCAACAAGTGGTCTATTCAGCCAGGCAGCCAGGGGAAATGACTGCTCGGCTGAGCACTGCCTAATGAAAGTAGAGAAGctggttattattattttcctcATCATCTGCTGTACCTAGTCCTAATGCTGGGCAGACCTCAGCAGGATTTAAATGCACACACTGAAGTGGAAAGAAATTTGGCCTCAAACCAGTTTTAAACTGTAACGGGGGTCAGAGTTTTGATCAGGTGGAAGCCCATATGAGAATCCAGTTTAGATTGCCTGTGCAATGTTtggactccttttttttttatttattttttactagcGGGGTAACAAACTGTTCCCTCCTCAAATGGTTGCAGTGATCCGAGCATGAGTGTGAGGCTTTCAAGTCCTCCTTGGTGCTGGTCCAGATTGCATCACAGGGCCGGTCACATGCATAAACTGTGATGTGTACCATGCAGGTCATGATGGTTTATTTACTCCACGCATTCCTCTTGTTCGTCACAGTTTTCTGTACAGCCACGTACAAGGCAAACAAACAGCCACGGCGTACGGGGTTTGTAGAAAATGCATTGATGTGCATCTGCCAACAGGATGCTTTGACACTTGTTGCTCACCTACCGCCTTCTTTGTCTTCCGTCTAGTCCAATAAAGTCCCTGTGGTACAGCATGGCCACCATGTGCACCCGCTGACACCTCTCATCACCTACAGCAACAATGAACACTTTTCCCCCGGCACGCCGCCTTCACATCTCTCACCAGAGATCCTCGACCCAAAGACAGGTAACGTGGACATTCCTCAGTAACACCTGTAATGTTTTAGATGAAACCTACAGGTAATTGTTggatcaataaagaaaatgtgttgacAATGCAAAAAAGTAAATTGTAAGTTCCACCCATTCAATTTGAGACTTACCAttccacttaatttagcatcaccttgaatgTCAAAAAAACCCACTGAAGAATAATGTTTCATATAATTGGAAATACATTAAGGCATACAAGGACTAAACTCCTGTTTCCTTTGactaactaaaataaaaaaacctggaaGTACTTGAACATAAcaatgtttctctgtttttctattAAATCTGCAGGTATCCCTCGGACGCCTCACCCATCAGAGCTTTCTCCATACTACCCCCTGTCTCCCGGTGCTGTCGGTTCCATTGCACACCCTTTGAGCTGGTTCATGCAACAGTAAGTTGGCTGCATTGCAAAGCTTCAGCACACTTGTGTTCTCCGAATTTGTAATactcttttaattatgctttgtttgcttttacGACCTTTACCGCTCGCTGTAAAATCAAGTACTCCAAAGTTAAGGCGGACGCATTAGCCTGCTTTGGAAAAGAATGCGAATGCagaatgaaaaagtgtcatatgtaaaaaaaacacacatttgtgatGTATTTTTTGTGCTCATATCCTGATATTGTGGTTCACCACATTCAAACTCTTTAGGAGGATTTTCCAaacatttatagttttttttaagaggtCGGATAATAAATTGCAATGATGGTGTTCCACAAAGAAGGAATTTGAGTTGATGAGTGGAGGATTAGAGCTGGTGGGTTAGCCGTCAGCTGTGTTTGATCCACCTCACACCGGAGCTTTGGCTCACTCCGTCTACCTCTGTTTTGCAGTCAGGGCCAGCCCATGTACTCCATCCCTCCGGGGGGATTCCGTCACCCCTATCCAGCATTGGCGATGAATGCATCCATGTCCAGGTGAGTGGATCGTGTTCAgaagcaccccccaccccccatcccaAAGGGAGACAACTAATATGAGCTGCTTCTATGACATGCTGTAATCACATTTCCCCTGTTTTCCTTGCCAGACTGTAACTAAATAAAAGGCTGGCGTGCATTCTTGAGCCTCTATTGTTCATAAATGGTTTGAATTCGTGTTTTGAAAGAAAGTTGATACCTCACGGCCATAAACATTTGGGATCTAACCTCAAACTAAACAAGTTCATCTTGAACGTTGCCAGATCAGGAGCAGGCCTGAGCTTCGGGACTACAAAGAGAAGTGAAGCCTAAGTCTGAGAGACAGGTTCagctttttaaacatgttattgGCATTCAGCAGGCCTCTGCCGTCTCCTTTCCAAGAGCTAAACTTCTGTGGTCAAGCCGTGTTctgagccacacacacacacacgcactgaAGAGATGAAAGGGATAAGAATCGATTAAGACAAATCAAAGCTTAGCTGAACCCACACGTCCCATTGGACTAAACTCTCTGACCCTCTGTCAAAATTGGAAAGATTTGTAACAAGCCTTCCGGTGTTAGTACGACATGAAATATTCAGAAGGGTCTCTGTGATCAATAGCTTGTATAGCTCCAGCCTAAATATCAACTCATAACAATTGCAGTGAGTCTCTTGGAAGTTTTTTATATCAGTGAAAGTATTAGATTTTAAGCTTTTGAACTGGTTGAAATGATTTCTAAAAGATGGGGAATGATCTCTCCAGCGTGGCGGGGAATGTAACACAGAGAAGAAAGCTGGTGGAAATAAATGCAACAATAAACAGCAAGTTTTAGCTGTAAACagattaaattacaaaaaaattgtatttttatttatcgcATTCGTTGGAATGTGTGCACCCATTAAGCCGTCTCAAGTTTTTCACTAAGTATTAAGCAAGATGTTTACAAAGATGGAGCTTAAAGGTTTTCACTTAGGGGAATGATATGCTTCCTCCTTGTTTACAAAGTATAAATTATTAAACATACCAAAtgttgtgaaagaaaataaaacatgagaTGAGAATTAGGTCTtaatagccttttttttttgtattagtcTCAAGTATTTACACTCGTTTTTCTTCAGATGTTTTCCTAAGCCAGAGAGAAAACTCTACTTATGAAGTCAAAGCAagcatttattaatattttttaactttttgcaaACTTCACCTCATTCCATTACTTCATTAATCGCTTGGTGGAAGATATATTGAACTGAGCATTTTGTGTCACAGCAGTCTAACATGCTCAAACACTTAAAAGTTCATTAACCTGAGCCTGAGTGCGTGTGATACAGcttcattttctccttttcccGTCACAAAGCGTCTTTGTGTTAATAATTGGGAATTGAGAAAGACACTTTGTAAAGCGGTTCTGTGTGGACGGCTGTCAGAAAGCTTTTTCGTGGTCTGGAACGGGGTAAGAAGACAGGTTTCAGGTATCACAGCCTCTGCTGTCACCATGGTAACACCACACTTCACTTTTCTCCAGCCGTTGGTGAATAAAGGGGCTTTTGAAAAGtctttatttgaacaaaaaagcGAGCATGGTACACATTGTGTGAGTGAATTTAGTCTAGACGGAGGCAGTAGGAACAGTGAGCTTCACCCGGAGGGAAAGGCAGGGTGCTGATGAGCCAAATGAGCCGAAAGCTTTCCTGTCAAGTCCAGAGAGGTCCACTTTGAACGGCCAACTAACAAACTTTCACCTGGTTTCGCCGTTGCAGCCTAGTGTCCAGCCGTTTCTCGCCGCACATGGTGACTCCTCCTCCACACAGTCTCCACCAAACCGGCATTCCCCATCCTGCCATCGTCTCGCCGGCCATCAAACAGGAGCCCAGCGGAGACAACATCAGCCCCTCCATGCACGCGTAAgaacaatgaaaagaaaaaatatgtttaaaatcgGCTACCGTTCGTGCTATTTCCCCTTCTTTGCCAAAACCTACCCACACTTCTCTATCATTCACACATCACTGACAGTACATCTTTACTGTTTTGGGTTAGCAGGAAGTCCCCTGTTCCTGCCAAGAAGGAGGAGGACAAGAAGCCACATATCAAAAAGCCCCTGAATGCTTTCATGTTATATATGAAGGAGATGAGAGCCAAAGTGGTGGCAGAGTGCACTCTGAAAGAGAGTGCCGCAATCAACCAGATCCTTGGGAGAAGGGTACGAAGCACAAAACCCAGACAACCGACCAGTTCATATACTGCATGCTCATGTCCCCAACggttctttcttttcctccaatAGTGGCATTCTCTGTCAAGAGAGGAGCAAGCCAAATACTATGAGCTGGCCAGAAAAGAACGACAACTCCACTCCCAACTTTATCCTGGATGGTCAGCAAGAGATAACTACGTAAGAACGCCTTCCCACTCTCAGCAAGTGCAGACATGTTTTAGTACAGTTTATTTTCTATCGGCGTATGAGTGGATCGGTTTATTATAGCATCTGTACTTTTGATCTCCCGATCAAAAGTACAGATACAGATTGGTTTACTTCCgctttgaaaaacagtttttttttaccagcatTGTTTTATCTGCGCAGGGAAAAcggaaaaagaggaagagagaGAATAAACCAGACTCAAAACCAGAGGGTGagaggcctttttttttcttcttgactgCATGAAAATGTTGGGTTTTTCCCCTTCTCAACTgaagtgagagaaaaaaaaacagaaagagattTATTAGCCTTACACAGGTCTGCTGAAAGCTGAAAAGGAGACTTTATTCAGTTACTTTTGACAATTAATTCTGTCCTTCACGAGCACTTACCCATGTTTCTCTGTGCTTTTATACTTTGACAAGCAGCTTATGAAGTTCAGTGCCAGTAATGGCAGGTATGTCTGTGGCTGTGAAAACAAGCAACAGCTGTAAATTGCCAAAAGCCCAAGAGCCTACCGTTCGTCATTATGATGTACATTTTTTGTCACGTGCCTTTGAAAAACACATCCTGCATACCATTTGAATAAGCTGTGGCATCttctttcactctctttgttGTGACGTGTTTACGAGTCGATATACAAATGTGTCATGTTTGAAACCTTTTCACATTTCTGCTCACCCTCTGGAATCATTCACTCCTACTGGTGGGGACTTTGCGGAGAACGGAGGTGATCTGGCAGTGGATTTATAATCCAGATTAtccttttcttgcttttctaGACTTCTCAATAAGGAGTAAGAAGCAGTGTGTGCAGTACCTGCCCTCAGAGAAGATGTGTGACAGCCCAACATCCTCTCATGGAAGCATGCTGGACTCACCTGCCACTCCTTCTGCTGCCTTGGCCTCCCCCGCTGCCCCCGCCGCCACTCACTCGGAGCAGGCCCAGCCCCTATCGCTCACCACCAAGCCGGAGGGACGCATGCACCACCACTTCTCTCTGCCAGGGAAGGCCTCTGGAtccacttcctcctcctcttcctcctcccagCCCGCCGTCTCTATCCCCTCTGGCACCTCAGGTAGCCAGTCGTCCACACCCATCCTCACCCGGCCAATCCCCTTCACCTCTCTACACCCCTCCATGCTCTCCCCACCCTCCCCGTTCCATCAGGCAGCCCTGCACTCCCATCATTCCCTGTTCCAGTCACAGCCCCTCTCTTTGGTCACTAAACCCACTGAGTGAATCCACACAAGCTATTTTCTCTCATTTATTGTGCTGTATATTGCTTTTCTTTCAAATAGGTATtagaacagctttttttctaaGTAACGAAAAGGAAGAAATATTATTGGTCAATATTTGACCGCCTCCTTTTCTACGTCTctcaatgaaaatgtattttttgtaaagttttaagGCAGAACTGGGTTCTTTTTGATGCATTTATCCAATGAACCTCTTGTATAAAAGAACTGGTGTACATAAGgtttcttttataaaaacaaaaagaaaaaaagaaagtaagtaaaaga contains the following coding sequences:
- the tcf7l1 gene encoding transcription factor 7-like 1 isoform X2 gives rise to the protein MPQLNGGGGDDLGANDEMIPFKDEGEQEEKISENVSAERDLDDVKSSLVNESENNSSSSDSEHAERRPQTRPDSESYEKTREYFSEALRRQQDGGFFKSPHYPGYPFLMIPDLTNPYLSNGSLSPGARTYLHMKWPLLDVPSSAGIKDSRSPTPGHLSNKVPVVQHGHHVHPLTPLITYSNNEHFSPGTPPSHLSPEILDPKTGIPRTPHPSELSPYYPLSPGAVGSIAHPLSWFMQHQGQPMYSIPPGGFRHPYPALAMNASMSSLVSSRFSPHMVTPPPHSLHQTGIPHPAIVSPAIKQEPSGDNISPSMHARKSPVPAKKEEDKKPHIKKPLNAFMLYMKEMRAKVVAECTLKESAAINQILGRRWHSLSREEQAKYYELARKERQLHSQLYPGWSARDNYGKRKKRKRENKPDSKPEAYEVQCQ
- the tcf7l1 gene encoding transcription factor 7-like 1 isoform X1, whose product is MPQLNGGGGDDLGANDEMIPFKDEGEQEEKISENVSAERDLDDVKSSLVNESENNSSSSDSEHAERRPQTRPDSESYEKTREYFSEALRRQQDGGFFKSPHYPGYPFLMIPDLTNPYLSNGSLSPGARTYLHMKWPLLDVPSSAGIKDSRSPTPGHLSNKVPVVQHGHHVHPLTPLITYSNNEHFSPGTPPSHLSPEILDPKTGIPRTPHPSELSPYYPLSPGAVGSIAHPLSWFMQHQGQPMYSIPPGGFRHPYPALAMNASMSSLVSSRFSPHMVTPPPHSLHQTGIPHPAIVSPAIKQEPSGDNISPSMHAKSPVPAKKEEDKKPHIKKPLNAFMLYMKEMRAKVVAECTLKESAAINQILGRRWHSLSREEQAKYYELARKERQLHSQLYPGWSARDNYGKRKKRKRENKPDSKPEDFSIRSKKQCVQYLPSEKMCDSPTSSHGSMLDSPATPSAALASPAAPAATHSEQAQPLSLTTKPEGRMHHHFSLPGKASGSTSSSSSSSQPAVSIPSGTSGSQSSTPILTRPIPFTSLHPSMLSPPSPFHQAALHSHHSLFQSQPLSLVTKPTE
- the tcf7l1 gene encoding transcription factor 7-like 1 → MPQLNGGGGDDLGANDEMIPFKDEGEQEEKISENVSAERDLDDVKSSLVNESENNSSSSDSEHAERRPQTRPDSESYEKTREYFSEALRRQQDGGFFKSPHYPGYPFLMIPDLTNPYLSNGSLSPGARTYLHMKWPLLDVPSSAGIKDSRSPTPGHLSNKVPVVQHGHHVHPLTPLITYSNNEHFSPGTPPSHLSPEILDPKTGIPRTPHPSELSPYYPLSPGAVGSIAHPLSWFMQHQGQPMYSIPPGGFRHPYPALAMNASMSSLVSSRFSPHMVTPPPHSLHQTGIPHPAIVSPAIKQEPSGDNISPSMHARKSPVPAKKEEDKKPHIKKPLNAFMLYMKEMRAKVVAECTLKESAAINQILGRRWHSLSREEQAKYYELARKERQLHSQLYPGWSARDNYGKRKKRKRENKPDSKPEDFSIRSKKQCVQYLPSEKMCDSPTSSHGSMLDSPATPSAALASPAAPAATHSEQAQPLSLTTKPEGRMHHHFSLPGKASGSTSSSSSSSQPAVSIPSGTSGSQSSTPILTRPIPFTSLHPSMLSPPSPFHQAALHSHHSLFQSQPLSLVTKPTE